One Marinibacterium anthonyi genomic region harbors:
- a CDS encoding S-(hydroxymethyl)mycothiol dehydrogenase, translating to MKATMLYGKNDVRFEEVAEPVIQKPTDAIIRLAASCVCGSDLWPYRGDQPMDGPQAMGHEYCGVVEAVGDAVTSVKPGQFVVGSFVLSDNTCPHCRHGFQSSCEQREFMTGAQAPLARVPLADGSLVALDEHPDEDLIPSLLAASDVYGTGYFACDAAGVKPGMTVAVVGDGAVGLMAVLSAKQMGAERIIAMSRHKSRQDLALEFGATDIVAERGEDGIARIRELTGNVGADAVMECVGHQQSMQQAIYAARPGGAIGFVGVPHGVTFDGQELFFAQRQLLGGPAPVRRFLPDLIDGILKRTFNPGKVFDLEIDLKDVAEGYAAMDERRAIKTLLRV from the coding sequence ATGAAAGCAACCATGCTTTACGGCAAGAACGACGTCCGCTTCGAAGAGGTCGCGGAACCCGTGATCCAGAAGCCCACCGATGCGATCATCCGCCTCGCAGCGTCCTGCGTCTGTGGCTCGGATCTCTGGCCCTATCGCGGCGATCAACCGATGGACGGTCCGCAGGCCATGGGCCACGAATACTGCGGCGTGGTCGAAGCGGTCGGTGACGCGGTGACCAGCGTGAAGCCTGGCCAGTTCGTGGTCGGCAGCTTTGTGCTGTCCGACAACACCTGTCCCCATTGCCGCCACGGCTTCCAGTCTTCCTGCGAACAGCGCGAGTTCATGACCGGGGCGCAGGCCCCCCTCGCCCGCGTTCCGCTGGCCGACGGCTCGCTGGTCGCGCTGGACGAACATCCGGACGAAGACCTGATCCCCTCGCTGCTGGCAGCCTCGGACGTCTATGGCACCGGCTACTTTGCCTGCGACGCCGCCGGCGTGAAGCCCGGCATGACCGTGGCGGTCGTCGGTGATGGCGCCGTGGGGCTGATGGCTGTGCTGTCCGCCAAACAGATGGGTGCCGAGCGCATCATCGCCATGTCCCGCCACAAGTCGCGCCAGGATCTCGCGCTGGAATTCGGAGCCACCGACATCGTTGCCGAGCGTGGCGAGGACGGCATCGCCAGGATCCGCGAACTGACCGGCAATGTCGGCGCGGATGCGGTGATGGAATGCGTCGGCCACCAGCAGTCGATGCAACAGGCGATCTACGCCGCGCGGCCCGGTGGTGCCATCGGCTTTGTCGGCGTGCCCCATGGCGTGACCTTCGACGGGCAAGAGCTGTTCTTTGCACAGCGTCAGCTGCTGGGCGGCCCCGCCCCTGTGCGCCGGTTCCTGCCGGACCTGATCGACGGTATCCTCAAGCGCACGTTCAATCCGGGCAAGGTCTTCGACCTGGAGATCGACCTGAAGGACGTGGCCGAAGGCTATGCCGCCATGGACGAACGCCGCGCCATCAAGACGCTGCTGCGAGTCTGA
- the dmlR_2 gene encoding D-malate degradation protein R: MKRDELGDLMAFLAVCEERSFTRAAARLGTSQSSLSHTVKRLEERLDLRLLTRTTRNVSPTTAGEQLAETLRPAFDEIEKRLASLDEMRARPAGLVRITTSRHAGLGIIWPKLSPVLAEYPEIRLELAVQQSMTDIVEQRFDAGVRLGEAVEKDMIAVRIGPDLRMLTVGAPSYFAEHGRPDTPHDLIKHNCINLRLPTLGGLYPWEYEHQGKPLNVRVEGQLTSNDADIIINACLDGRGLCYLPDYHLHKHLEAGRLEAVLQEWSPPFDGYHLYYPSRLQASPAFAVIRDALRYRG, from the coding sequence ATGAAGCGCGACGAACTGGGCGACCTGATGGCCTTCCTCGCGGTCTGCGAGGAGCGCAGTTTTACCCGCGCAGCGGCGCGGCTCGGCACCTCGCAAAGCTCCCTGTCGCACACGGTCAAGCGCCTGGAAGAGCGGCTGGACCTGCGCCTGCTGACCCGCACGACGCGCAATGTATCGCCCACGACAGCGGGCGAACAGCTGGCCGAGACCCTGCGCCCCGCCTTCGACGAGATCGAAAAACGGCTTGCGAGCCTCGACGAGATGCGCGCCCGGCCGGCCGGGTTGGTGCGCATCACCACCTCGCGTCACGCGGGGCTTGGGATAATCTGGCCCAAGCTCTCGCCGGTGCTGGCCGAGTATCCCGAGATCCGGCTGGAACTGGCGGTGCAGCAAAGCATGACGGACATCGTAGAACAGCGCTTTGACGCCGGTGTGCGGCTGGGGGAGGCGGTGGAGAAGGACATGATCGCGGTGCGCATCGGCCCGGACCTGCGAATGCTGACCGTCGGTGCGCCGTCCTATTTCGCCGAACATGGCCGGCCGGATACACCGCACGATCTGATCAAGCACAATTGCATCAACTTGCGCCTGCCGACGCTGGGTGGCCTCTATCCGTGGGAATACGAGCACCAGGGCAAGCCCCTGAACGTGCGGGTCGAGGGGCAGCTGACATCGAACGATGCGGATATCATCATCAACGCCTGTCTTGACGGGCGAGGCTTGTGCTATCTGCCTGACTACCACCTGCACAAGCATCTGGAGGCTGGCAGGCTGGAGGCGGTTCTGCAGGAATGGTCGCCGCCCTTCGACGGCTACCACCTGTACTACCCGTCCCGCCTGCAGGCATCGCCGGCCTTTGCCGTCATCCGCGACGCGCTGCGCTATCGCGGATGA
- a CDS encoding putative oxidoreductase produces METLADKVIVITGASSGLGAETARHLVKEGAKVALGARRRDKLDALVAELGADNAAAFTVDVTKNAQVEAFVTDARAQFGKIDAMLHNAGVMPLAPLGMKRVAEWDQCIDVNLKGVLYGIGAVLPVFQQQGFGHNLFVSSVAGHVVNPAGAVYCATKFGVRAIAEALRQEVKDYGPLRTTILSPGAVDTELPGSVKAEGVHEAIADFYAQQAIPASSFARAVVFALSQPADIDINEILFRPTRQAM; encoded by the coding sequence ATGGAGACCCTCGCAGACAAGGTCATCGTGATCACCGGCGCCAGCTCCGGGCTTGGCGCCGAAACCGCCCGTCACCTTGTGAAGGAAGGGGCCAAGGTGGCCCTGGGCGCGCGCCGCCGCGACAAGCTTGATGCATTGGTGGCAGAGCTGGGCGCGGACAATGCCGCTGCCTTTACCGTCGACGTCACGAAAAACGCACAGGTCGAAGCCTTCGTCACCGATGCCAGGGCGCAATTCGGCAAGATCGACGCCATGCTCCACAACGCGGGCGTCATGCCCCTGGCGCCACTGGGCATGAAGCGCGTGGCGGAATGGGACCAGTGCATCGATGTGAACCTGAAGGGCGTGCTGTACGGAATCGGTGCGGTCCTGCCGGTGTTCCAGCAGCAGGGCTTTGGTCACAACCTGTTCGTGTCGTCGGTTGCGGGCCACGTGGTCAACCCGGCTGGGGCGGTCTATTGCGCGACCAAGTTCGGCGTCCGCGCCATCGCCGAGGCCCTGCGCCAGGAGGTGAAGGACTACGGCCCGCTGCGCACCACGATCCTGTCGCCCGGCGCCGTCGACACCGAACTGCCCGGGTCGGTCAAGGCCGAGGGTGTGCATGAAGCCATCGCGGATTTCTACGCCCAGCAGGCGATCCCCGCATCAAGCTTTGCCCGCGCGGTCGTCTTCGCGCTGAGCCAGCCCGCCGACATCGACATCAACGAGATCCTGTTCCGGCCGACGCGGCAGGCCATGTAA